DNA sequence from the bacterium genome:
GCGTCGTCGGCGATCGGGCCGCGGTCGCGCGTGCGGACGAGAACGGGGTAGACGTCCGCGCCCCACGTCTTGAGCAGCGCGCGGAGCAACGTCGCCTTCGCCTTGCAGTCGCCGAACTTGTCCCGGAACGTCGCCGACGCGGCGGTCGGCTGGTACCCGCCGATCCCCATGCGGATCGCCGCGTAGCGGACGTCGCGGGCCGCGACGGCGAAGGCCTTCTCGAGCGCGCCGAGGAAGGCGGCGTCGTTCGCCGGCTTGAGGGCCGCCCCGGCGGCCTGCGCGCCGCCGGCGTCGGCGACGCGCGGCGCGGCCAAGTCCTCGAACCACTTGCCGACGGAGTTCCAGTCGGCGAAGCCGCGCTTCGCCGCCGGGTTCCACCAGCGCACCCAGACCGACGGCAGGACGCGGTAGGCGTTCAGCGCGAGGTCGGTGCGGCGCGGCTGGGCGGGAATGTCCTTCGCCTCGGCGACGACCGACGAGGCGGTCTTGCGGACGGCCACGCCGGCGCCGCGGGCGACCGTCGCGTCGCCGCTCCATCCGGCGGGGAGGCGCAGTTCGACGCGCGAGAGCAGCGTCGGCCGGGTCGTGTCGCCGAGCAGCGCGTTGTGCGCGCCGACGTCGATCGAGTCCACGACCGAGCGTTCGAAGACGACGACGGCGCCGGGATTGGGGGCCGGCGTGTCGAGGCGCGCGATGCGCGAGTCGGCGTAGTCCGTGCCGCGCTCGACGTACGGCATGTCGGCGCGGTCCTCGATCCGGTCGGGGATCACCGCCTTGCCGTCGCCGTAGAGGACCCAGGTCTCCATTTCGGGGCGCGGGTCGTCCTTGCGGTAGACGGCGGTCTGGGCGGAGAAGTCGTCGCTCGCGGAGACGCGGAGGATCTTGACCGCGAAGCGGTGCGTCGTCTTGACCGTCCCGTCCGCGAGCGGCTCGACGATGTCCTCTTCGTGGAGGACGACGGCGTCGGCGTCGGTTTGCGGAACGGGCCGGGCGGCGACTTCGCGGACCCAATCGGGAATCCGGTCGAGGTCGAGCGACTGCCGCACCGGCGCCGCGGCGAACGCCGCGGGGACCGCCAAGAGCGCCGCGGCGGCCAGAAGCAGGCGTTGCGCGATGGTTCCTCTCATCATCGATTCTCCCCAACAGAAACGAGAGCCTTGGCTTCGTCGGCCGCGGCCACGGAACGGAACCACGGCCGCGCGGCGAACCACGCCTCGGCCGGG
Encoded proteins:
- a CDS encoding DUF3857 domain-containing protein, yielding MMRGTIAQRLLLAAAALLAVPAAFAAAPVRQSLDLDRIPDWVREVAARPVPQTDADAVVLHEEDIVEPLADGTVKTTHRFAVKILRVSASDDFSAQTAVYRKDDPRPEMETWVLYGDGKAVIPDRIEDRADMPYVERGTDYADSRIARLDTPAPNPGAVVVFERSVVDSIDVGAHNALLGDTTRPTLLSRVELRLPAGWSGDATVARGAGVAVRKTASSVVAEAKDIPAQPRRTDLALNAYRVLPSVWVRWWNPAAKRGFADWNSVGKWFEDLAAPRVADAGGAQAAGAALKPANDAAFLGALEKAFAVAARDVRYAAIRMGIGGYQPTAASATFRDKFGDCKAKATLLRALLKTWGADVYPVLVRTRDRGPIADDAPTPGAFNHYIAAVRLPAGVGADLWATRDVEGVGRLLFVDATQPESVYELPSADQGTRAALLLPNGTRLVDLPVRPAATHVTTTTITGTLERDGRLSALKIDLAADRGAAVDERGELRPLSADERLRFLLLDLRRRFGALRVQRDEIRGLEDLGGPFGRTIDAADAVAGQRIRRIVLFETGRLAPAVPDGLLSPEAPT